A single window of Acidimicrobiales bacterium DNA harbors:
- the hisF gene encoding imidazole glycerol phosphate synthase subunit HisF, translated as MRSVRVIPCLDVDAGRVVKGVNFLNLRDAGDTVELASRYNDEGADEIVFYDITASSSARGTMVDVVRRTAEEVFIPLTVGGGVRTLDDARELLRVGADKVSVNTAAVSRPELVAELSAEFGAQCVVVGIDVRRSPGGFEVFTHGGRKPTGLDAVSWAVECEQLGAGEIVLNSMDRDGTRDGFDIELTRTVAEACNLPIVASGGVGTLDHLVEGAEAGKADAVLAASIFHFAEFTVRQAKEHLAAHGVTVRPA; from the coding sequence GTGCGCTCCGTCCGAGTGATCCCGTGCCTCGACGTCGACGCCGGCCGCGTGGTGAAGGGCGTGAACTTCCTCAACCTGCGCGACGCGGGCGACACCGTGGAGTTGGCATCCCGGTACAACGACGAAGGTGCAGACGAGATCGTCTTCTACGACATCACGGCATCGTCGAGCGCCCGGGGCACGATGGTCGACGTCGTGCGCCGCACCGCTGAAGAGGTGTTCATCCCCCTGACGGTGGGCGGCGGCGTGCGCACCCTCGACGACGCCCGGGAACTGTTGCGGGTGGGCGCCGACAAGGTGAGCGTCAACACCGCGGCGGTGTCGCGGCCCGAGTTGGTGGCCGAGCTGTCGGCGGAGTTCGGGGCCCAGTGCGTGGTCGTCGGCATCGACGTGCGCCGCTCGCCGGGCGGCTTCGAAGTCTTCACCCACGGCGGGCGCAAGCCGACCGGGCTCGACGCCGTGTCGTGGGCGGTGGAGTGCGAGCAGTTGGGCGCGGGGGAGATCGTCCTCAACTCGATGGACCGTGACGGCACCCGTGACGGCTTCGACATCGAGTTGACCCGCACGGTGGCCGAGGCGTGCAACCTGCCGATCGTGGCCAGCGGCGGCGTCGGCACCCTCGACCACTTGGTCGAGGGTGCCGAAGCAGGCAAAGCGGATGCGGTGCTGGCGGCGTCGATCTTCCACTTCGCCGAGTTCACCGTGCGCCAGGCCAAGGAGCACCTGGCGGCCCACGGCGTTACCGTCCGCCCGGCCTAG
- the hisA gene encoding 1-(5-phosphoribosyl)-5-[(5-phosphoribosylamino)methylideneamino]imidazole-4-carboxamide isomerase, giving the protein MDLFPAIDLRDGKCVRLLQGDYARETVYGGDPVAMAKEFEAAGAPWVHVVDLDAARTGKPENRDVVAAIAAAVSVPVQTGGGVRDEFSAEALLDTGVRRVVIGTAALEQPALVRRLAGRHPGCVVVGLDGRAGEAALRGWTEGSGVTILDAVAQFEDAGVAAFVVTDIARDGMLSGPDVRGLTEVLARTTVDVVASGGVGSLDDLRTLAAVSVEGRRLAGAIVGKAIYEGVFAVEEGVAACAPSE; this is encoded by the coding sequence GTGGACCTGTTCCCGGCCATCGACCTGCGCGACGGCAAGTGCGTGCGCCTGCTGCAGGGCGACTACGCCCGCGAGACCGTCTACGGCGGCGACCCTGTGGCCATGGCCAAGGAGTTCGAGGCGGCAGGGGCGCCGTGGGTGCACGTCGTCGACCTCGACGCGGCGCGCACGGGCAAGCCCGAGAACCGCGACGTGGTGGCCGCTATCGCTGCCGCCGTGTCGGTGCCGGTGCAGACGGGCGGCGGCGTGCGCGACGAGTTCTCGGCCGAGGCGTTGCTCGACACCGGCGTGCGGCGAGTGGTGATCGGCACCGCCGCCCTCGAACAGCCCGCCCTCGTCCGCCGCTTGGCCGGGCGCCACCCGGGTTGCGTCGTGGTGGGGCTCGACGGCCGCGCCGGCGAGGCCGCACTGCGGGGGTGGACCGAGGGGTCGGGCGTGACGATCCTCGACGCCGTGGCCCAGTTCGAAGACGCAGGCGTGGCCGCCTTCGTGGTCACCGACATCGCCCGCGACGGCATGTTGAGCGGCCCCGACGTGCGTGGCCTCACCGAGGTGCTGGCGCGCACGACGGTCGACGTGGTGGCCTCCGGTGGCGTGGGCTCGCTCGACGACCTGCGGACGCTGGCGGCCGTCTCGGTCGAGGGCCGCCGGCTGGCGGGCGCCATCGTCGGCAAGGCCATCTACGAAGGCGTGTTCGCCGTGGAGGAGGGGGTGGCCGCGTGCGCTCCGTCCGAGTGA
- the hisB gene encoding imidazoleglycerol-phosphate dehydratase HisB — translation MTSPRVASRSRATKETTIDVSLDLDGTGQAVVDTGLPFFDHMLSQLGRHGGFDLTVVAKGDLEVDQHHTVEDVAIALGEVLREALGDKAGIRRFASVSLPLDEALVDVALDLSGRPFIHYEVELPADSRDLGTPPFDPQMAEHFWQSFATASSMTLHLRLRSGRNTHHILEASFKGVARALRDAVRVEGTDIPSTKGTL, via the coding sequence GTGACGAGCCCCCGAGTTGCCAGCCGGTCGCGTGCGACCAAAGAGACCACGATCGACGTCAGCCTCGACCTCGACGGCACCGGCCAAGCGGTGGTCGACACCGGGCTGCCGTTCTTCGACCACATGCTCTCGCAGCTCGGTCGGCACGGCGGCTTCGACCTCACGGTGGTCGCCAAGGGCGACCTCGAAGTCGACCAGCACCACACGGTGGAAGACGTCGCCATCGCCCTGGGCGAGGTGCTGCGCGAAGCGCTGGGCGACAAGGCGGGCATCCGCCGCTTCGCCTCGGTGTCGCTGCCGCTCGACGAAGCCCTCGTCGACGTGGCCCTCGACCTGTCGGGGCGGCCCTTCATCCACTACGAGGTGGAGCTGCCCGCCGACTCGCGCGACCTGGGCACACCGCCGTTCGACCCGCAGATGGCCGAGCACTTCTGGCAGTCGTTCGCCACGGCGTCGTCGATGACGTTGCACCTGCGCTTGCGCAGCGGGCGCAACACCCACCACATCCTCGAAGCCTCGTTCAAGGGCGTGGCTCGGGCGCTGCGCGATGCCGTGCGGGTGGAGGGCACCGACATACCGTCGACCAAGGGCACGTTGTGA
- the hisH gene encoding imidazole glycerol phosphate synthase subunit HisH, with the protein MIAVLDYGIGNLRSAEKALQKAGGDARLVTTAAEADGASAVVLPGVGAFGRCMEALRASGLDCVALDAVAAGTPFLGICVGMQMLYEASEENPEVRGLAVIPAMVRRLPDGVKRPQMQWNVLQPVGGGSKLIDGLGAEPWAYFVHSYAADATDDVVATCDYGGSVVAAVERGNVMATQFHPEKSGDTGLAILQNFVKLAA; encoded by the coding sequence GTGATCGCCGTCCTCGACTACGGCATCGGCAACCTGCGCTCGGCCGAGAAGGCGCTGCAGAAAGCAGGCGGCGACGCCCGCCTGGTCACCACGGCCGCCGAAGCCGACGGGGCGAGCGCGGTGGTGCTGCCCGGCGTGGGCGCGTTCGGCCGCTGCATGGAGGCGCTGCGGGCTTCGGGCCTCGACTGCGTGGCCCTCGATGCCGTCGCTGCGGGCACCCCGTTCCTCGGCATCTGCGTGGGCATGCAGATGCTCTACGAGGCCTCGGAGGAGAACCCCGAGGTGCGCGGCCTGGCCGTGATCCCGGCCATGGTGCGGCGCCTGCCCGACGGGGTGAAGCGACCGCAGATGCAGTGGAACGTGCTGCAGCCGGTGGGCGGCGGCTCCAAGCTGATCGACGGGCTCGGTGCCGAGCCGTGGGCCTACTTCGTCCACTCCTATGCGGCCGACGCCACCGACGACGTGGTGGCCACCTGCGACTACGGCGGCTCGGTGGTGGCCGCGGTGGAACGCGGCAACGTCATGGCCACGCAGTTCCACCCCGAGAAGTCGGGCGACACCGGCCTGGCCATCCTGCAGAACTTCGTGAAGCTGGCGGCGTAG